In a genomic window of Quercus lobata isolate SW786 chromosome 4, ValleyOak3.0 Primary Assembly, whole genome shotgun sequence:
- the LOC115987199 gene encoding probable glutathione S-transferase, with protein MADEVVLLDFWPSMFGMRVRIALAEKGIKYEYKEQDIFNKSPLLLEMNPIHKKIPVLIHNGKPVCESLIIVQYIDEVWKDKCPLLPTDPYQRAHSRFWADFVDKKVYEVSRKVWTTKGEEKEVGKKEFFEIFEILGGELGDKHYFGGEIFGFVDLSLIPFYSWFYAIETFGEFNMEAKCPKIVARAKRCLQKEIVAKTLLDQKKVYEFVGQMRKRFGLE; from the exons ATGGCGGACGAGGTGGTTCTGCTAGATTTCTGGCCCAGTATGTTTGGTATGAGAGTCAGGATTGCACTGGCCGAGAAGGGTATCAAGTATGAGTACAAGGAGCAGGATATATTTAACAAGAGCCCTCTGCTTTTGGAGATGAACCCCATTCACAAGAAGATCCCAGTTCTCATCCACAACGGGAAACCGGTGTGTGAATCCCTCATCATTGTTCAGTACATAGATGAGGTCTGGAAGGACAAGTGTCCATTGCTGCCCACTGATCCTTACCAGAGAGCTCATTCCAGGTTCTGGGCTGATTTTGTTGATAAGAAG GTTTATGAAGTTTCAAGGAAGGTATGGACCacaaaaggagaagaaaaagaggtAGGCAAGAAGGAATTCTTTGAAATCTTCGAGATATTGGGGGGAGAGCTTGGTGACAAGCATTACTTTGGGGGTGAAATATTTGGGTTTGTGGACCTCTCTCTTATCCCCTTCTACAGTTGGTTCTATGCAATTGAGACCTTTGGAGAATTCAACATGGAGGCAAAGTGCCCCAAGATTGTTGCAAGGGCTAAGAGGTGCTTGCAAAAAGAGATTGTGGCCAAGACTCTACTTGACCAAAAGAAGGTTTATGAGTTTGTTGGACAAATGAGGAAAAGGTTTGGCTTGGAGTAG